In a single window of the Micromonospora inositola genome:
- the fusA gene encoding elongation factor G, translating into MAAADALANVRNIGIMAHIDAGKTTTTERILFYTGITYKIGEVHEGAAVMDWMEQEQERGITITSAATKCEWKGHTIQIIDTPGHVDFTVEVERSLRVLDGAVAVYDGVAGVEPQTENVWRQADKYHVPRMCFVNKLDRTGADFFRCVQMMIDRLNATPLVLQIPIGLEGDHIGVVDLIEMKALTWRGETQKGEDYAIEEIPAELADSAAEWREKLVETLADVDDSVMEKYLEGEEISVVEIKAAIRRATIASKANPVLCGSAFKNKGVQPMLDAVVDFLPSPLDVPAIEGTATDGETPMQRKPSKSEPFSGLAFKIQTDKHLGKLTYVRVYSGTVETGTQVVNSTKDRKERIGKIYQMHANKREERGSAQAGDIIAVQGLKQTTTGDTLCDPANPVILESMTFPEPVIEVAIEPKTKADQEKLSTAIQRLAEEDPTFRVKLDEETGQTVISGMGELHLDILVDRMRREFNVEANIGKPQVAYRETIRRKVEKIEYTHKKQTGGSGQYARVIVSIEPLPLDNDSPTYEFANAVTGGRIPREFIPSVDAGAQDAMQYGILAGFPLVGVKLTLLDGQYHEVDSSEMAFKIAGSMVMKEAARKADPALLEPMMAVEVTTPEENMGDVIGDLNSRRGIIQAMEERSGARIVRALVPLSEMFGYVGDLRSKTQGRASYSMQFDSYAEVPQSVAKEIIAKATGE; encoded by the coding sequence GTGGCCGCCGCAGACGCGCTCGCCAACGTACGCAACATCGGCATCATGGCCCACATCGATGCCGGCAAGACCACGACCACCGAGCGGATCCTGTTCTACACCGGTATCACGTACAAGATCGGTGAGGTCCACGAGGGCGCTGCCGTCATGGACTGGATGGAGCAGGAGCAGGAGCGTGGTATCACCATCACCTCCGCTGCCACCAAGTGTGAGTGGAAGGGCCACACGATCCAGATCATCGACACGCCCGGTCACGTCGACTTCACGGTCGAGGTCGAGCGGTCGCTGCGGGTGCTGGATGGTGCGGTTGCGGTCTACGACGGTGTCGCCGGCGTGGAGCCGCAGACGGAGAACGTCTGGCGTCAGGCCGACAAGTACCACGTCCCCCGGATGTGCTTCGTCAACAAGCTCGACCGGACCGGCGCCGACTTCTTCCGCTGTGTGCAGATGATGATCGACCGGCTCAACGCCACTCCGCTGGTGCTCCAGATCCCGATCGGGCTCGAGGGTGACCACATCGGTGTCGTGGACCTGATCGAAATGAAGGCGCTCACCTGGCGCGGGGAGACCCAGAAGGGTGAGGACTACGCCATCGAGGAGATTCCGGCCGAGCTGGCCGACTCCGCGGCCGAGTGGCGCGAGAAGCTGGTGGAGACCCTGGCCGACGTCGACGACTCGGTGATGGAGAAGTACCTGGAGGGCGAGGAGATCTCCGTCGTGGAGATCAAGGCCGCCATCCGGCGCGCCACCATCGCCAGCAAGGCCAACCCGGTGCTCTGCGGCTCGGCGTTCAAGAACAAGGGCGTTCAGCCCATGCTCGACGCCGTGGTCGACTTCCTGCCGTCGCCGCTGGACGTCCCGGCCATCGAGGGCACCGCCACCGACGGTGAGACCCCGATGCAGCGGAAGCCGTCGAAGTCCGAGCCGTTCTCGGGCCTGGCCTTCAAGATCCAGACCGACAAGCACCTCGGCAAGCTCACCTACGTCCGGGTCTACTCCGGCACGGTCGAGACCGGTACCCAGGTGGTCAACTCCACCAAGGACCGCAAGGAGCGGATCGGCAAGATCTACCAGATGCACGCCAACAAGCGGGAAGAGCGTGGCTCTGCCCAGGCTGGCGACATCATCGCGGTGCAGGGCCTCAAGCAGACCACCACCGGCGACACGCTCTGCGACCCGGCGAACCCGGTCATCCTGGAGTCGATGACCTTCCCGGAGCCGGTCATCGAGGTCGCGATCGAGCCGAAGACCAAGGCCGACCAGGAGAAGCTCAGCACCGCCATCCAGCGGCTGGCCGAGGAGGACCCGACCTTCCGCGTCAAGCTGGACGAGGAGACCGGTCAGACGGTCATCTCCGGCATGGGCGAGCTGCACCTGGACATCCTGGTCGACCGGATGCGCCGCGAGTTCAACGTCGAGGCGAACATCGGTAAGCCGCAGGTGGCGTACCGCGAGACGATCCGCCGCAAGGTGGAGAAGATCGAGTACACCCACAAGAAGCAGACCGGTGGTTCCGGCCAGTACGCCCGCGTGATCGTGAGCATCGAGCCGCTGCCGCTGGACAACGACTCGCCGACCTACGAGTTCGCGAACGCCGTCACCGGCGGCCGCATCCCCCGGGAGTTCATCCCGTCGGTGGACGCGGGCGCCCAGGACGCCATGCAGTACGGCATTCTCGCCGGCTTCCCGCTGGTGGGTGTCAAGCTGACGCTGCTGGACGGCCAGTACCACGAGGTCGACTCGTCGGAAATGGCATTCAAGATCGCCGGCTCGATGGTGATGAAGGAGGCGGCCCGCAAGGCCGACCCCGCGCTGCTCGAGCCGATGATGGCCGTTGAAGTCACCACTCCGGAGGAGAACATGGGTGACGTCATCGGCGACCTCAACTCCCGCCGCGGCATCATCCAGGCGATGGAGGAGCGCAGCGGCGCCCGCATCGTCCGGGCTCTGGTGCCGTTGTCGGAGATGTTCGGCTACGTCGGCGACCTGCGGTCGAAGACCCAGGGCCGGGCTAGCTACAGCATGCAGTTCGACTCCTACGCCGAGGTTCCGCAGAGCGTGGCGAAGGAGATCATCGCCAAGGCGACGGGTGAGTGA